One segment of Cyanobacteriota bacterium DNA contains the following:
- the hmpF gene encoding pilus motility taxis protein HmpF has protein sequence MLYLAEVQKGKGGLLGGGKAELKLLACQRSVDNWTTVPNEESIPAEEANAMAPGVLVLVELTANKQIQKIEDASRKLASTLNNLCRLLEKSKSQEDEIEQWKQSLTYQSQELNRREMELEARTEQLQQLEEDFEQLEQQRQEVISSREEVTRLREELDRNRQELESAWEQLRGEMQRLEAQQAEMQGKSTLDASQAETIQRLLGQLSSMTDPTAAVREQINLGFEAVNGFQTLLDSHWQAVDQSQATAQQLQQQLDQQIHELQARWQEWHQAQIAYEQAQADLKAHQSRLDSKQEQSQALIAQLQSYDALYQQVYQLADVSDQVVIGQKVDLDALERMPLDELQSVVQELQREFEKMAKLISMQEEEVLDKQQSINELREQIKNASEYDRLRLENELADEEESYRILNEPLIGQRQVAREREAILKQHQNILARRQGKPVDSGARQVDLGPVLMQLDNLRK, from the coding sequence GTGCTGTATTTAGCGGAAGTGCAAAAAGGTAAGGGTGGCCTGCTAGGCGGTGGCAAGGCAGAGCTAAAGTTATTGGCTTGTCAACGATCAGTTGATAACTGGACGACAGTTCCCAATGAGGAAAGTATTCCGGCTGAAGAAGCGAATGCAATGGCCCCAGGAGTTTTGGTACTGGTGGAACTGACCGCTAATAAACAGATTCAGAAGATAGAAGATGCCTCACGTAAGTTAGCTAGTACCCTGAATAACCTGTGTCGATTGCTTGAAAAGTCAAAGTCTCAAGAGGATGAAATTGAGCAGTGGAAGCAGTCGCTGACTTACCAAAGTCAAGAGCTGAACCGTCGAGAGATGGAGCTAGAAGCACGCACTGAGCAGCTCCAGCAATTGGAAGAAGATTTTGAACAGCTAGAGCAGCAACGACAAGAGGTTATTAGCTCCAGAGAGGAAGTTACCCGCCTCCGTGAAGAATTAGATCGCAACCGCCAAGAGCTAGAGTCTGCTTGGGAGCAGCTTAGAGGTGAAATGCAGCGCTTAGAAGCACAGCAAGCAGAGATGCAGGGCAAGTCTACTCTAGATGCTAGTCAGGCTGAAACTATCCAGCGCTTACTTGGTCAGTTATCATCGATGACTGATCCTACAGCAGCAGTGCGCGAGCAGATCAATCTTGGGTTTGAGGCAGTTAATGGGTTTCAGACACTTCTCGACAGCCATTGGCAAGCCGTTGATCAAAGCCAGGCAACTGCCCAGCAGCTTCAACAGCAGCTTGATCAACAAATTCACGAGCTACAGGCTCGTTGGCAAGAATGGCACCAAGCTCAGATTGCCTATGAGCAGGCGCAGGCTGACCTCAAGGCGCATCAGTCGCGTTTAGATAGTAAGCAGGAACAAAGCCAGGCGTTGATCGCACAGTTACAAAGTTATGACGCGCTATATCAGCAGGTTTATCAGCTTGCTGATGTATCTGATCAGGTGGTCATAGGTCAAAAGGTTGACTTAGATGCTTTGGAAAGAATGCCCTTAGATGAATTGCAGTCAGTTGTGCAAGAGTTGCAGCGCGAATTTGAAAAGATGGCGAAGCTGATTAGTATGCAGGAGGAAGAAGTTCTAGATAAGCAACAGTCAATTAATGAATTGCGAGAGCAGATTAAAAATGCTAGCGAGTACGATCGCCTCCGTCTAGAAAATGAGCTAGCGGATGAGGAAGAGAGCTACCGAATCTTGAACGAACCATTGATTGGTCAACGTCAAGTTGCTCGGGAACGAGAAGCTATTCTCAAGCAGCATCAAAATATATTAGCAAGGCGACAAGGTAAGCCTGTAGACAGTGGTGCTCGTCAGGTTGATTTAGGGCCGGTGCTGATGCAGCTTGACAACTTACGTAAG
- a CDS encoding response regulator, with protein sequence MSTVLVVEDQRAQREMIADLLKGSGLSVTLATDGVEALEQIDAQCPDLVVLDIVMPRMNGYEVCRRLKQDPKTQNVPVVMCSTKGEEFDRYWGMKQGADAYIAKPFQPTELVGTVKQLLRN encoded by the coding sequence ATGAGTACAGTTCTAGTTGTAGAAGATCAACGAGCACAGCGGGAAATGATTGCTGATCTCCTAAAGGGAAGTGGATTGTCAGTTACACTAGCGACTGATGGAGTTGAGGCGCTAGAGCAAATTGATGCCCAATGTCCAGATCTAGTTGTTTTGGATATTGTTATGCCTCGTATGAACGGATATGAAGTCTGTCGTCGATTAAAGCAAGATCCCAAAACGCAAAACGTTCCAGTTGTTATGTGTTCGACTAAAGGCGAAGAGTTTGACCGCTACTGGGGTATGAAACAGGGTGCCGATGCCTACATTGCTAAGCCGTTCCAACCGACAGAGTTAGTCGGAACGGTAAAGCAGTTACTGCGGAACTAA
- a CDS encoding response regulator, producing MQGKLTEIDIRSILQLIELGQRTGELFVESYSHQPLGVPPYPSRELRSTRLSIERSWFVFFLNGEIIYAAQADGSLTRLRDYLYCYGLADRAKDLEVLSSGSSISSVIAPEYGYLWALLENYSLSPAQGRAIVQSMVQETLFDLLSLHQGSFIFELGSALAPQLTTFAIEPLVADSVKQIQAWKQLHPYVQSPDQWVSTVDGTRLATVLPENSIRRAITSQDAPLSVRQIARRSGMQVIEVGRLLYPYIQQGTIQLSHPIHRGHDDTVASKLDVSGVGQLSVGKSWQQPVRAPRVVCIDDGLAVRTSIESILSQNGYEVATIGNPVKALSLLFQLKPDLILCDIAMPDLDGYEICAMLRRSIMFRQIPIVMLTGKDGFIDRVKARMVGATDYLTKPFGKSELLMLVEKYVGLGDPNRPKPNELLADALRDELGGELDTKVTESA from the coding sequence ATGCAGGGCAAGTTAACTGAAATTGATATTCGGAGTATTTTACAGCTTATCGAATTAGGGCAACGCACAGGTGAGTTGTTCGTAGAATCCTATAGTCATCAACCGCTGGGGGTGCCACCTTACCCTAGTAGAGAGTTGCGATCGACAAGGCTTTCTATCGAACGCTCTTGGTTTGTGTTTTTTCTCAACGGAGAAATTATCTATGCTGCCCAAGCAGATGGAAGCCTTACAAGACTTCGTGACTATCTGTATTGCTACGGCTTAGCTGACAGAGCCAAAGATTTGGAAGTGCTTTCGTCAGGGTCGTCAATTTCATCTGTGATTGCTCCTGAGTATGGATATTTATGGGCGCTGTTAGAGAACTACAGTTTGAGTCCTGCTCAAGGACGTGCCATCGTCCAAAGCATGGTGCAGGAGACGCTATTTGATTTACTTAGCCTGCACCAAGGCTCTTTTATTTTTGAGCTAGGTTCTGCGCTAGCTCCCCAATTAACAACCTTTGCCATTGAGCCACTTGTAGCTGACAGTGTAAAACAGATTCAGGCATGGAAGCAATTGCATCCCTATGTGCAGTCTCCTGACCAATGGGTCTCGACAGTTGATGGTACAAGGCTGGCAACAGTTCTTCCAGAGAACTCAATACGTCGTGCTATCACATCTCAGGATGCTCCACTATCTGTGCGCCAAATTGCCCGTCGATCAGGAATGCAGGTCATAGAGGTTGGTCGTTTGCTCTACCCGTATATTCAACAAGGCACAATTCAACTATCTCATCCAATCCATCGAGGGCATGATGATACCGTAGCTAGCAAGTTAGATGTTTCTGGTGTAGGTCAATTATCTGTGGGCAAGTCTTGGCAGCAACCTGTTCGCGCACCTCGTGTTGTCTGTATCGATGACGGATTGGCTGTCCGCACCTCTATTGAGTCAATTCTGAGTCAGAATGGTTACGAAGTAGCTACAATTGGTAACCCTGTGAAAGCGCTGAGCCTATTATTCCAACTGAAGCCTGACTTGATCTTGTGTGACATTGCTATGCCCGATTTGGATGGTTACGAAATTTGTGCAATGTTGCGGCGATCAATCATGTTTAGACAAATTCCGATCGTTATGCTAACAGGTAAAGATGGATTTATTGACCGAGTTAAAGCGCGGATGGTTGGTGCTACCGACTATTTGACAAAGCCATTTGGAAAAAGTGAGTTATTAATGTTGGTGGAGAAATATGTTGGGCTAGGCGATCCAAACCGTCCCAAGCCTAATGAACTGTTAGCTGATGCACTTAGAGATGAGCTGGGAGGTGAGCTAGATACCAAAGTAACAGAGTCGGCGTGA
- a CDS encoding chemotaxis protein CheW, whose amino-acid sequence MVGSPDFLTGRGYDQASEIQEIETPEGELYLRFYVPSGNEFALPAVGIREVIQQAPDRLTPIPNVSPLLLGTLNVRGQVIWVADLGQFLGDTSSLNTDRGEIPVIAIEDQDAMLGLAVDRLLDMEWLDVEQLRMATSNVPDSMAPFLRGEWLVDETSGKCLRLLDQVAILRSARWGA is encoded by the coding sequence ATGGTTGGTAGTCCAGACTTTTTAACAGGTAGGGGATACGATCAAGCTTCAGAGATTCAAGAGATTGAAACTCCAGAAGGTGAGTTATACTTGAGGTTTTATGTACCCTCTGGTAATGAGTTTGCGTTACCTGCTGTTGGCATTCGGGAGGTGATTCAACAAGCGCCTGATCGGCTTACACCCATTCCTAATGTTTCACCATTACTTTTGGGAACATTAAATGTTCGAGGACAGGTGATTTGGGTTGCAGATCTGGGTCAGTTTCTTGGTGACACGAGTTCTTTGAATACCGATCGAGGTGAAATTCCTGTAATTGCCATTGAAGACCAAGACGCAATGCTGGGTTTGGCAGTTGATCGCCTGTTAGATATGGAATGGCTGGATGTAGAACAACTGAGAATGGCAACAAGCAACGTACCCGACAGTATGGCACCATTCCTGCGGGGTGAGTGGCTAGTTGATGAAACAAGTGGTAAATGCCTCCGGTTGCTTGATCAGGTAGCTATTCTAAGATCAGCACGATGGGGGGCTTAG